The Bicyclus anynana chromosome 4, ilBicAnyn1.1, whole genome shotgun sequence DNA window catttgtAGTTTCttctacaaataaaacattatttataaaaatagtattaaagtaCCTTGGTAATATAATCCGTAATATTTACCAAAATTCAGATCTTCAAAATCTTAATTCCAGcagctttttaaattattaaaattaattttagacaataaagttttgtatctaccatttgcgttttatccattaattacgggacaccctgtatatagaaacgaatatatcccttggtcacgtcATCaagcgtgaacggctggaccaatttcactatattcttatgacagaaaaaatttaaaaaggggtagggtgggggaaGAATAGGggaaggataggggtagggtaggggtacttgatagtttacatcaagtttcaaCTGGACGAAGTCactggcgtctgctagtaaattataaaaactaagtgcgtgtcgggccacacacagtgtagggttccgaatattaagttagcactttaatcccaaATGGCTTATGTACCTCAGTGCACAAAAATACAGATAAATAtgatgggatagacgataaaaaattcatcctcactttgcatgtagggaaggacccccaaaaaataactttttttcaaattttctttttatcacttTATAGATGTAATTTGTGTACATACTTATaccaattataatatttctacTTTTAACAGGCTCTtcagttatcttactgacaactttatctttttaattaacaacagaattagtatgcaatttagTTAAAGTaccaattaaattttttgagTTTGTGTTAATCTTTTTATATAGAAATTGCTATATagttgttatagttttccttataATTTCATTGTATATCCTTCTCTTGTGAATTTTTTCACACATTCATAAACAACAGTTCAGCCAGTAGAGGATGGGACACTTGACtcaaacaaaaattagctcttaaaagcttattattttacaaatggaTCCTTCAATTGGAAAATGTTGGTATGTTGGTATGAAatcccacactatgaaataaactagtaaaaaaaaattcatccccacttttctgtataaaatatattattttatgacttAGTTCAATTTGAACTGTTTAATGTacatattcatgctaatttacagctttctagtagtaatagtctctgcgctaaactgTGGATGGATGGACGGACAGAATGGCATGgtgatatatattattattttaatataataatattatttataataatctcCTAGTTGCACTAATAttctattgttattgttttattcaaagttagcccttgactgtaatTGCACCGGACGTTAAGCAACaatgcagtataagatggaagaTGGATGACggactaacttggaagaggtacaagtttattctgccTATACCTCTGACAGTTTCATTGTGAAgtcataccggaatgctaaatcgcttggcagtaaaTCTTTGCCCATAGggtggtggtaactagccacagaagaagcctaccaccagagcagatctgagccaattttgaaaatattaaatcacaaATTGACCTGTCCTGGGAGTCAAACACAGAACCTCTCTGTTGAGTAACACAGCACTTTCAACTGTATCAGAGAGGTCTTCAAAAATCATAACATTAATGTGCTTAGTGAAAAAGTTTTAGGTTATATTATTctatatataaatagttttattctGTTACTCACTGTACGTCAGCCGTGTGGTCTAGATCTGTGAACGAATATTACAATTACTTCTTATATAAATACAGTAACCtagtatgataataattataatatgtaagtgCGTACATTCATACTTGACCGGCGGTATAATAAAGTCATCTTCAACCAAACCACCTTCTAACTCTTCAtccattttgtataaattttcctACACTATTATTTACgcaggttatttattatttaccaaacCAAACGAACCAAACTCCTATCTTGATATGTCTGCTCAAGTGCTCCAGTACTTAAATTTTGAAGTAGACGATAAAATAGTTGACGAATGTTATGCTAAGGTATGTGGTGCAATTGCGGAAAATTAATCACAGAATCCCAACAAATTAGCACACTGAAGAAATCAATTAGATTGTTAAATATATCTTCtaaagtatgtttatttttttaatatttgttgatGTTGGAACTTTGGGAAATATTGGAATTTGCAATCAAATATCAATCACGAAATgaaatagataatttaattttaatacttctGTCAGTCATGCAGCGTGAAGCATCCACAGATTAATATTATCTTGGTTTTAATCTTTGATTCTGTGGTTCTGATTTCTGTGTGGCAATAATggcatttgtcgtctgtggtggCAAACGTCTATTATCCATTAATCTGTGGCAATTGCCCTTATCTAAAAAGTACTCTGTGGCAACAGCTAAACAAATGTCAAAATAGATATGAAATATGAATAatcattttgattttgaatcatttcaaaactttaaaaaaataagttaatgatttaattatttaatacttttgatAAAGCTGTAAGAGTACTTCTGATCAAATATTAGACTACTACAGTacatttttttcagtaattatTGTATGGCCTTCTTGgatctaaacaaaaaaagaaatgattGTCTTGTAACAAGTGttccaaatttaatttttattcgacagccgtattattttttctaatttcttatttttttctgaattaTCTTTTTATCTGACTTATTTTATAATGGATCCTATTGCCGTTTTGCAAAACCGAATTGAACAATTGGAAGCTAAATTAGGTATCAATGCTAGCTCCCTTGACGGTCAACAGGGTGACTCTGCTACTGCCAATTTGCTAAATGTTGCTCAAGCCATCAATAGCGCGACTGCTGGTCATGAGAAGCTTTCAGAAGCTAAGGATATGGCGAGCGAATTAAACAACTACACAGACCCTAATCTTGTAGAAAATGTAAGTTTTagttacctatttatattttatgcatagTATCCTACAACAGGCTTATTTATGAATGGAAATTCTTATATGTGAATATTCATTATAAATTGTAGGGACTTTCCCTGTGTTTTCTTAAGTCTAAAGTGTAGTGTTAAAtttgaatgttttaattttttaataatgtgttAAATATGACTTAACCAACAGTTTTCTCCAATGAAATTATGTATTAAGTAATCATGGATCTTAAAATATAACggagtataatatttttgtacactATTTACCTCGGCATGGTAGATTATTTTTCCTCTCCTTTTATTAAAACACACTGGTTTTGCAGAACACACACTGACAAAATCACAGGACATCAGGGGtgatggttcctaacaaccctattcctatcgggttaccttttaaaaatccatgagTTGTATAgacgtaaataatttaatgtacttggctaaaaacacattcagactaaaaaaacacatgaacagattacctaaaacaaaatttcagtcttcgctactgctaACTGCaaagtagcgaagactgaaattttcttttaggtttaaattatttatgtcaaaataccaaattaatttatattttgtcatgTTAAGCAttcttaataattaaactaaagtGTAAACCATTAAATGTGAAAATCATTGTTAttctctgtattttttttatttttccagatGCAACAGAACAACATGCACATGCATGAGGTTGTTGCAGCAGAGCCACTCATTCAACACCACTGCCATTGCATGCACCGCTGTAAACAGGTACACAAGCCTATTGAAAAAATAGATAAGCTACTGTACTATAGTAGAGCAACAAAAGTCATGTTCAGAAAACAATGTAACTTCGACTCTCTGCTGCAATGCAGTATTTCAGTTTGAAGAGTTATTGCAGGTTAGGCTAGTGCCATCCTTAATTTAATGCAAACTTCTAATATAAATGTGATAGTTACTTTGTTTCTTACCTTGTTCCGTCTTGACAGCATATCtatattaacaataacaaacaatcatatttacatatctatattattgtttttttatctgTACAAAGCACCAAAGAAGTTCGTATAATCTTTAAATTTGTGTTTTAGGCAGCACCAGTGCTAGAGTCTGAACCTATCCAGCAGGTTCCTCAGATGCAAGCGCAAGTTAATGAAATGCATGTAGGAGCTGCTTCAGTGAAAACAGAGGCTGAAGAAGTAAGTTTGATTATATTCTACTAAATAAcattcaataaaacaaagtaagAAAGAGTGAACCGCTTCTCCGCCATCTTGAATTAGGTTGGGGCCCTTGAGCACAAAATAATTTAGGGCCCTTTTGGAatgtaaaaaaaagcaaattatattaaaatttttttaccaagTATGAccatttattatatgtaattaaatacaGTATGATCTTATATGTCATTAATATGATATTAGAAAATACCTTCTGATAAGATCACTAATTTGTGAAAAAAGTATAATGTGCCCGAAAAAACTGTTTtgagaataaataaatgtttgagTTCTTCAGGGCCCCTGAGAATGGGGGGCCTTATGGTGAAGACAGTATTGGGGTTAGGGTCTTTTGCAGTTCAGCCTATTAACTCTTAACAAATCCAACTGCACCACTGCACTGTCTtaactttagaatttaaaataataatttatttattattttaaattctaaagttaagactttttttaaatgacaataGAAACAATAAGCAATTAAAATttggcaaaataaaataaacatgactCGAAGTTTAGTGCATACTCTGCAAATCTTGTTATATTAAAGTCATATTCCAAAGACAAATTCTTAACATTAACTATGTTTTGgtttaaattacaatatatttataagattttttcttttatttgtaggtTTCTCATGGAATTCAAGAACTGGCTGAAACATGTGGGGCTGCAGCTTCAGATGCCTCGGAGCAATTGGCTAGTGTGGCTCAGAAAGTGGAACAAGTGGAGCAGAAAATGTTCCCCAGGAGGAGGAATGGCTTGGACTGAGTTGTTTGGAAAATGCTTAGACctgtttttcataataattatgcttACATGAaaaactttctttttatttattcggaatttcaataaattacaatattctCTGTTCAtagatgtttttatttactaggtatgtaatgaaaaatttttttataagtttttaaatattttattaaattaaaatattattatatttgaaattttataatataaaaaatatttattaaataattatttaataaatattttatatcaacacACAAATAAAGACAAAGTGTCTGTCTTTATGTCTTTGATTTCAGAATAACTGTCTATTTGGCTGGTTTAATGGATTATGGAATGGCTGAATCAAATATGGTCTTTCACAGAAACCTgttcaaaataataatcttttatcaAACACCGCACCGTttcgtggtagggtagggtataggtagattagggtaggggtagggtaggcgtagtgtaggggtagggtaatggtaggataggggtagggtaagagtaggataggggtagttaaaaatttacatcgattttaacgcggacgaagtcgcggacgtcggctagtaatcaataaatcattcatttttaatctgtggtgacaatttCACTTGGCACAACCCCACAGAGACGAAACGTCAGATTAACATTTAATtgtaatctgtgtgcataatttcgtgttcgctttcgtttatttctaaaaattttgattaaaccctgtgtaaatttaaaaaatgttacgtttgtttgattgttctGAAAACTGTTAAGAATCTAGAACCCAGAGCTGGCTAATCTTGagctattttaaaaacataaaaataaaatgtcaaattgATAAATAGGCGGTAAATAATCTGTGGTGCTGttcttcatttgtggtctgtggtgCTGTTTGGTGCTGTTGCTGTTACTGTGTCAACTGTCACCtgtcaaacaaaaaatcaaaaaaatggCAGACGCTGCTGTTGAATCCGCTCCCGGTGATGAGAATGATGATAATTGGCTATATGGAGAAACAGCTAACGATCAGGTGAAAGGAGATGCACCTCATGAAAACGCTAAAGAACAGCAACAACCAACAACAGATGACGGAGCCGCGGTAAGATATAAGTGAATGAAAGTGCTTCGCGTATTTTGCATGTaacctatattattttataggttttttgttgatttataTTCCCTTCAACGTTACGTGTGAATATGTGTATAAAAGAATGAAtgaattggtcatattaaaaaaatacaacatatttgatgaatatataatatgatgaataattaatattgttgtcTAGGATGCAGAGGATAAAGAGCAGGAGGAAGGTGAGGGTGGAGAGGGGGAAGGGAATGACGACTCGCACTTCAACGATGCACATTTTGGTGAAGTGGGCCGCGACAATGAGGAACCTGCCAATGGTGACGCTGACAGCCAGGACAATGGGGACTCTGACTCTGATGATAGCGACGATATTAAAGTTACTATTGGCGAAATTAAGTCTGGACCCCAGGCATATACTGGCATGAATATAAAGGTGAGTATGTGTAAACAAAACCATTTCATATAATTAGTACAGTTGTTAGCAtaggccatggctagttaccatcgtACCAGCACAGAtgccgccatgcgatttagtgttcttgttcaatgttgtgtagaaaccgaaaagggtaaGGATTTTCATCTTACATCTACAAGTTAGACTggtttcatcttagattgcatcatcacataccatcaggtgatattgtaaaGCCTCTCTCAGGACtagttagaattaaaaaaatatttttgttggatAGTCAATTTATCTATTATGGCCTCTTAACACGTGTTCAAGCTTAAGTTCTTCCATACTATAAGTTAGTTTTGCCTAATTTGATGTTTAACATTTCAGAGAGGTGTTGGCCTAGTAGCGTCAGGGGGTGACAAGCCTCGGCCTGGGCCAGTGGCAGGCAGTAAAGTGACAATGGAAGACTTGGATGGCCCAGGCAGCATCAACGGAGTGCCTGCGCTTGAGTTCAACATTGATACCATAGAAGATAAGCCATGGAACAAGCCTGGTGCTGATATATCAGGTATTCTATGTGTACAAATTGTCATGGGCTCATCATTTGTCATTTGAATTGTTTTGCcaacaatttattattgtaatttaatcctcaatatttaacaaattccatgatagcccagtggatatgacctctgcctttgattctggagggtgtaggcTCGAATCctttccggggcatgcacctccaatttttcagttgtatgcattttaagaaattaaatatcacgagtctcaaacgttgaaggaaaatcattgtgaggaaatctgcataccagagaattttcttaattatatttgtgtgtgaagtctgccaaaccccCATTGGTGGTCCCAGCGTGGTgttctattggcctaacctctgtcattctgagaggagactcgagctcagcagtgagccaaacatgGTAATTTGAtaatgaatttaacaaaaatcagatctttaatcGCCAGATAATAAACCATCATCTTTAATACCAATTACAAGTAGAGCAGAAATTGATTCAAAatagaaaactttgaaaaatccgaa harbors:
- the LOC112043318 gene encoding uncharacterized protein LOC112043318, translated to MDPIAVLQNRIEQLEAKLGINASSLDGQQGDSATANLLNVAQAINSATAGHEKLSEAKDMASELNNYTDPNLVENMQQNNMHMHEVVAAEPLIQHHCHCMHRCKQAAPVLESEPIQQVPQMQAQVNEMHVGAASVKTEAEEVSHGIQELAETCGAAASDASEQLASVAQKVEQVEQKMFPRRRNGLD